The Echinicola rosea genome has a segment encoding these proteins:
- a CDS encoding polyketide synthase: MNTHNITPLPKMTLVDLLKRRPMTASTRDAISFEKSHISYQKLEDDSNRLAHLIIDKGISPGDKVALCAHRSIEMIVAMLAILKCGAAYVPIAPEFPVERKRFICTAAEAKLLIRDRNYLDEAPKSLQQIDLLEKIPSNYPILAPAITFAPENTAYILFTSGSTGEPKGVCMPHGALVNLLLWQEGQFDKLQGSKTLQFSKFTFDVSFQEIFSTLTTGGTLHLVDEETVKDPLALLQVIDKNKINRLFLPFVSLQSLAHTAVAHNLYPSSLKDVITAGEQLKITDQVKRLFSHLPNTTLFNQYGPTEAHVVSQLVLKPQNINNWPSLPSIGYAINNVQLYVLDENDQPVSYGKEGELYIAGDCLASGYLNQPILTEEKFKTLTTLPKRPSLRAYKTGDIAKISEDGEVTFLGRRDDQVKIRGHRIELGEVEAVLGKFTAVYQVAVLAKTYDDGQKYLVAYYIPSENQRPSQKELIDHLAQSLPEYMIPAVFYEMDAFPKTTSGKIDRKLLPDPINKREHVETPIVPAKTALEKKLAKLFEKALHFDQIGTSDNFFEFGGNSLLVQKLSNDIRLELGLTVPVTSIYQYPTIKQLTDYLSEDQQPSPTASTSTKPSSSKAVAIVGMAGRFPGAEDIATFWDNLVQGKESITRFSDEELDDLIPEDLKKDDHYVKARGIIENADKFDHSFFGITPHQAALMDPQQRLFLELAWELIEKTQQTTSETSHKTGVFAGTNNNTYYQKNLLSNPDLIEQNGAIQIMTLNEKDYIATRTAYQFDLTGPAISVYSACSTSLLAVAQAVQSIRSGQCVMAIAGGSTITSPIHSGHLYQEGAIFSKDGHCKPFDAKATGTLFSDGAAAIMLKDLDTAIQDGDKIYATIKGFGINNDGNGKGSFSAPSTKGQADVIKAALQDSKVSSASISYVEAHGTATPLGDPIEIEGLKMAFGRHSKAHFCGIGSVKSNFGHLTAAAGVTGLIKTVLSLHHRKLPATRGFEELNPQIDLKDSPFYINGATVDWEGEFPLRAGVSSFGIGGTNVHVILEEYPHIQQSSDESTAPYHLLSFSAKTENSLELYKAKLHRFVQSSTALNLADLSFSINTKPQQFLYKSYLTFKDKEDLLSQLEGTNGATARKKAMKQLPQNTVFVFPGQGAQYLNMGKDLFEYAPVFREALMHCAALFDELMDKPLLDIIYPAEESHEAEAILKNTRYTQPAIFAIEYALAQQWMAWGFAPSSLVGHSIGEFVAAHLAGVFSLEDVTRLVAKRGQLVADLPGGDMLSVRAPQSKIQHLIKENISLAAVNSPNLCVLAGPSEAIAEISSKLDQESILHKKLFTSHAFHSSMMDPVLDDFGKEVELAKLSTPQLPIISSVTALPLTDQEATSSQYWTDHLRKSVLFSPAIEYLLGNDPNGVFLEIGPGNVISTLIKQHPSAKSATTVNSINRQSNQHHYQELLGNLGEMIIAGIQPDWTRFYSGQKRIRLDDLPTYAFDRKRCWIDPLPREVTTPTLAQPSTNTNNNETTTKHMRTDTIRKKAIDVLEDLSGLEISLQAGDSTFLELGLDSLLLTQLSFALKKAFGVPLSFRQLNSQINTIDALVGYLDQELPADQFQPAPATAPAASSAPSPTAASQPKNGSNHTMTAPSYPPAHNQSAIGLIGQQLELLSKQLALLQGTPLPTSAPAPQPTAPPNGNGQANAPLPTNGTTVKLTKEETENLKKPFGATARIDKKGQKLPEKQHNFIADFTKRYTSKTASSKAYTQQNRSHMADPRVVSGFNPSIKETVYSLVVNRSKGSRIWDIDGNEYLDILNGFGSILFGHKPSFIDEALKAQIDKGYEIAPQHELSGEVCKLICDITGHDRSALCNTGSEAVMGALRVARTITQRSLVVAFNGSYHGIFDEVIVRGTKSLKSFPAAAGIMSEAVENILILDYGTEEALKIIEERKDEIAAVLVEPVQSRRPEFQPIEFLKKVREITAASGSALIFDEVITGFRMHPQGAQGIFGIKADLATYGKVVGGGLPIGVIAGKAAFMDALDGGHWQYGDNSVPDIGVTYFAGTFVRHPLALATAKASLEYIQQDNGKLQEKLAAKIQRLADGLNGFFQDHKIPAYVANFGSLWKIKFKAELPYTELLFATFREQGLHIYDGFPCFATAAYQDEDIDKILEIIISGFKQLISATFWDEIIPGLSESLHSSPHVISKDQPPVPGAKLGQDQEGKAAWFVPDPDRPGKYLHLTFKTT, translated from the coding sequence ATGAATACCCATAACATTACCCCCCTTCCCAAGATGACCCTTGTTGACCTTTTAAAAAGGCGGCCAATGACTGCCTCTACGCGAGATGCCATATCGTTTGAAAAGAGCCATATTTCCTATCAAAAATTGGAAGACGACAGTAACCGGCTGGCTCATTTGATCATAGACAAGGGTATATCTCCGGGCGACAAGGTCGCGCTGTGTGCCCATCGATCCATAGAAATGATTGTTGCGATGCTGGCCATTTTAAAATGCGGTGCTGCTTATGTCCCTATTGCTCCTGAATTTCCAGTGGAGCGCAAAAGGTTTATCTGCACAGCAGCAGAGGCAAAACTATTGATTCGTGACCGTAACTATCTGGACGAAGCTCCAAAAAGCTTACAGCAGATTGATCTTTTGGAAAAAATCCCTTCCAATTACCCAATTTTAGCTCCTGCGATCACTTTTGCGCCTGAAAACACGGCTTATATCCTATTTACTTCAGGATCCACAGGAGAGCCAAAAGGTGTTTGCATGCCTCATGGTGCCCTGGTAAACCTATTGCTGTGGCAAGAAGGGCAGTTTGACAAGTTACAGGGATCAAAAACGCTCCAATTTTCAAAATTCACCTTTGACGTATCTTTTCAGGAAATTTTCAGTACCCTGACTACAGGGGGGACGTTACACTTGGTGGATGAAGAAACCGTAAAAGATCCACTGGCCCTCTTACAGGTTATCGACAAAAATAAGATCAACAGGCTTTTCCTGCCTTTTGTCAGTCTTCAGTCGCTGGCACATACCGCCGTCGCGCATAATCTCTACCCCAGCTCCTTAAAAGATGTCATCACAGCCGGAGAGCAGCTTAAAATCACCGACCAAGTCAAGCGGCTTTTCAGTCACCTGCCCAACACCACACTCTTCAACCAGTACGGACCTACAGAAGCCCATGTGGTATCCCAATTGGTCCTCAAACCTCAAAACATCAACAACTGGCCGTCCTTGCCTTCCATTGGCTATGCCATTAACAACGTCCAGCTATACGTATTGGATGAAAACGATCAGCCTGTTTCCTATGGCAAGGAAGGAGAATTGTACATTGCAGGAGATTGCTTGGCCTCTGGCTACCTGAATCAGCCTATCCTCACAGAAGAAAAGTTCAAAACCCTCACCACCCTCCCAAAAAGGCCTTCCCTTCGGGCTTACAAAACGGGAGATATTGCCAAAATCAGCGAGGATGGGGAAGTGACCTTCCTTGGTCGGCGTGATGATCAAGTTAAAATCCGCGGCCACCGTATCGAGCTCGGGGAAGTAGAAGCAGTGCTTGGCAAATTTACCGCCGTTTACCAAGTCGCCGTACTGGCTAAGACATATGATGACGGACAAAAATACTTGGTAGCCTATTATATCCCTTCAGAAAACCAACGGCCCAGCCAAAAGGAATTGATCGACCACTTGGCGCAAAGCCTACCGGAATACATGATCCCGGCCGTATTCTACGAAATGGATGCTTTCCCCAAAACAACCAGTGGAAAAATAGACCGCAAGCTACTTCCTGACCCCATCAATAAGCGTGAACATGTCGAAACCCCTATTGTTCCCGCCAAAACAGCCTTGGAAAAGAAACTGGCCAAACTATTTGAAAAGGCACTTCATTTTGACCAAATAGGTACTTCTGACAACTTCTTTGAATTTGGAGGCAACTCCCTGCTCGTGCAAAAATTGTCCAACGACATTCGGCTAGAGCTTGGTTTGACAGTTCCTGTCACGAGCATATATCAATACCCCACCATTAAGCAACTGACTGATTACCTTTCTGAAGACCAACAGCCATCCCCTACAGCAAGCACAAGTACCAAACCTTCTTCATCCAAGGCTGTGGCCATCGTAGGAATGGCGGGGAGGTTTCCAGGAGCAGAGGATATCGCCACATTTTGGGACAATCTGGTGCAGGGGAAAGAATCCATTACCCGCTTCAGTGATGAGGAACTTGACGATTTGATCCCTGAGGATCTCAAGAAAGACGACCATTACGTAAAAGCGCGTGGCATTATCGAAAATGCGGATAAATTTGATCATAGCTTTTTTGGCATCACACCCCACCAAGCGGCCTTGATGGATCCCCAGCAGCGCTTATTTCTGGAGCTGGCCTGGGAACTTATCGAGAAAACCCAGCAAACGACTTCAGAGACATCGCACAAGACTGGTGTATTCGCGGGCACCAACAATAACACCTATTACCAAAAAAATCTCCTCAGCAACCCTGACCTGATCGAGCAAAATGGTGCGATTCAGATCATGACCCTTAATGAAAAAGATTATATCGCAACCCGAACAGCTTACCAGTTTGACCTCACAGGACCAGCGATAAGCGTTTATTCGGCCTGCTCTACCTCTTTGTTGGCGGTAGCACAGGCAGTACAGAGTATTCGTTCTGGCCAATGCGTGATGGCCATCGCCGGAGGAAGCACCATCACTTCTCCTATCCACAGCGGACACTTATACCAAGAAGGTGCTATTTTCAGCAAAGACGGTCACTGCAAGCCATTTGACGCTAAAGCGACAGGAACCTTATTTAGCGATGGTGCGGCTGCCATCATGCTCAAAGACCTCGACACCGCTATCCAGGACGGGGATAAAATCTATGCCACCATCAAAGGATTCGGCATCAACAATGACGGTAATGGAAAAGGCAGTTTCTCTGCCCCTAGCACCAAAGGCCAAGCAGATGTCATTAAAGCAGCCCTACAGGACAGCAAGGTATCTTCAGCATCCATAAGTTATGTAGAGGCGCATGGCACGGCCACTCCTTTGGGTGATCCTATCGAAATCGAAGGATTGAAAATGGCCTTCGGGAGACATTCCAAGGCACATTTTTGCGGCATTGGCTCGGTCAAAAGTAATTTTGGCCACCTCACCGCTGCCGCAGGAGTGACAGGGTTGATCAAAACGGTCCTTTCCCTGCACCACCGAAAACTTCCGGCCACCCGGGGTTTTGAGGAGCTAAATCCACAAATAGATTTAAAAGACAGTCCTTTCTACATTAACGGAGCTACGGTAGATTGGGAAGGGGAATTTCCACTTAGGGCAGGTGTCAGCTCATTTGGTATCGGCGGCACCAATGTCCATGTGATCTTAGAAGAATACCCGCACATTCAGCAGTCTTCTGATGAATCCACGGCCCCTTACCACCTTCTCTCCTTTTCTGCAAAAACGGAAAACAGCCTTGAACTCTATAAGGCTAAACTACATCGATTTGTACAATCCTCTACTGCCCTAAACCTGGCTGACCTAAGCTTTTCCATCAATACCAAACCCCAGCAATTCCTCTATAAAAGCTATCTCACCTTCAAGGACAAAGAAGACCTTCTTTCCCAACTGGAAGGCACAAATGGGGCCACAGCAAGGAAAAAAGCAATGAAGCAATTGCCTCAAAACACCGTATTCGTATTTCCCGGACAGGGAGCTCAATACTTGAACATGGGCAAGGACTTGTTCGAATATGCTCCGGTTTTCAGGGAGGCATTGATGCATTGTGCTGCTTTGTTTGATGAGTTAATGGACAAGCCGCTTTTGGACATCATCTATCCTGCGGAAGAAAGCCATGAGGCGGAAGCCATCCTAAAAAACACGCGCTATACGCAACCGGCCATATTTGCTATTGAATATGCGCTGGCACAGCAATGGATGGCATGGGGATTCGCTCCTTCATCACTGGTCGGACATAGCATCGGTGAGTTTGTAGCGGCCCATTTGGCAGGTGTTTTCTCCCTAGAAGACGTCACCAGATTAGTAGCCAAAAGAGGACAATTGGTGGCCGACTTACCCGGTGGCGACATGCTATCGGTCAGGGCTCCACAGTCCAAAATACAACACCTCATTAAGGAAAATATCTCTTTAGCTGCAGTCAACTCCCCCAATTTATGTGTGCTGGCCGGTCCGTCAGAAGCTATTGCTGAGATCAGCAGTAAACTTGATCAGGAAAGCATCCTTCACAAAAAACTGTTTACCAGTCACGCCTTCCATTCTTCCATGATGGATCCTGTTCTTGATGACTTTGGCAAAGAGGTCGAACTGGCCAAGCTGAGTACTCCTCAACTGCCCATTATATCTTCCGTCACAGCCTTGCCACTTACTGATCAAGAAGCTACAAGCAGCCAATACTGGACGGACCACTTGCGAAAATCCGTGCTTTTCTCTCCTGCCATCGAATACCTTTTGGGCAATGACCCAAATGGTGTCTTCTTGGAAATAGGACCAGGAAATGTCATCAGCACGCTGATCAAACAGCACCCTTCCGCTAAAAGCGCCACAACAGTCAACAGTATAAATCGCCAAAGCAATCAACATCACTACCAAGAACTGCTGGGCAATTTGGGAGAAATGATCATTGCTGGTATTCAGCCAGATTGGACACGCTTCTATTCGGGGCAAAAACGCATCCGACTAGATGATCTGCCCACCTATGCCTTTGACCGGAAAAGGTGCTGGATCGACCCGCTCCCTAGGGAAGTTACTACGCCGACACTTGCTCAACCCTCTACAAATACTAATAATAACGAAACTACTACTAAACATATGAGAACCGATACTATACGAAAAAAAGCCATTGACGTATTGGAGGACCTTTCTGGTCTGGAAATCAGTCTCCAAGCTGGTGACAGCACTTTTCTGGAACTTGGATTGGACTCCCTTTTGCTCACTCAATTATCATTTGCCCTCAAAAAAGCATTTGGTGTACCACTTTCTTTCAGACAGCTGAATTCCCAAATCAACACTATAGATGCATTGGTGGGATATTTGGACCAAGAACTTCCTGCGGATCAATTTCAGCCTGCGCCTGCTACCGCTCCCGCTGCCAGTTCTGCACCATCACCCACTGCTGCCTCGCAGCCTAAAAACGGCAGCAATCACACCATGACTGCACCATCTTATCCGCCGGCACACAACCAATCTGCCATCGGATTAATCGGTCAACAGCTAGAACTTCTATCCAAGCAGCTGGCCCTTTTGCAAGGCACACCTCTGCCCACCTCAGCTCCCGCCCCGCAGCCAACGGCTCCACCAAACGGAAATGGCCAAGCCAATGCACCTTTGCCTACCAACGGGACCACGGTCAAGTTAACGAAGGAAGAAACCGAAAACCTGAAAAAACCTTTCGGTGCCACGGCCCGAATCGATAAGAAGGGTCAAAAATTACCCGAAAAGCAGCATAACTTTATTGCTGATTTTACCAAAAGATATACTTCCAAAACAGCCTCCAGCAAAGCCTACACCCAGCAAAACAGGAGCCACATGGCAGACCCACGGGTGGTCAGTGGCTTTAATCCAAGCATCAAAGAGACAGTCTATTCCCTTGTCGTAAACCGCTCAAAAGGAAGTAGGATCTGGGACATCGATGGCAATGAATACTTGGACATCCTGAATGGCTTTGGCTCAATTTTATTCGGACATAAGCCATCCTTTATCGACGAGGCCTTAAAAGCCCAGATAGATAAGGGCTACGAAATAGCCCCCCAGCATGAGCTCTCCGGTGAAGTGTGCAAACTCATCTGTGACATCACCGGCCACGACCGGTCTGCTTTGTGCAACACCGGCTCTGAAGCCGTAATGGGCGCCTTACGCGTGGCCCGAACCATCACCCAGCGATCGCTCGTGGTTGCCTTTAACGGGTCTTACCACGGCATCTTTGATGAAGTCATCGTTCGGGGAACCAAAAGCCTTAAATCATTTCCTGCAGCCGCAGGCATCATGTCCGAGGCAGTCGAAAACATCCTTATACTGGACTATGGCACGGAAGAAGCCCTAAAAATAATAGAGGAACGAAAAGATGAAATCGCTGCGGTACTCGTAGAACCTGTCCAAAGCAGAAGGCCGGAGTTTCAGCCGATAGAATTCCTGAAAAAGGTCCGTGAGATCACCGCAGCTTCTGGCTCCGCATTGATTTTCGACGAGGTGATCACTGGGTTCAGGATGCACCCGCAGGGCGCCCAAGGCATCTTCGGTATTAAAGCAGATCTGGCGACGTATGGAAAAGTCGTAGGCGGAGGATTGCCTATCGGGGTCATTGCCGGGAAAGCAGCCTTCATGGACGCTCTGGATGGTGGTCACTGGCAGTATGGAGACAACTCCGTCCCAGATATTGGGGTCACCTATTTTGCAGGAACCTTCGTAAGGCATCCCCTGGCCTTGGCCACTGCAAAAGCTTCCCTCGAATATATCCAACAGGACAATGGCAAGCTTCAAGAAAAGCTGGCTGCCAAAATCCAACGGTTGGCAGACGGACTGAACGGTTTCTTCCAAGACCACAAGATCCCCGCATACGTAGCCAATTTTGGTTCGCTATGGAAAATAAAATTCAAAGCGGAACTCCCGTACACGGAGCTGTTATTTGCCACTTTTAGAGAGCAAGGACTTCATATTTATGATGGTTTCCCATGCTTCGCTACTGCAGCCTACCAGGACGAGGATATTGACAAAATCTTGGAAATTATCATAAGCGGCTTTAAGCAACTTATCTCGGCTACGTTTTGGGACGAAATCATCCCTGGCCTTTCCGAAAGCCTCCATTCTTCTCCACATGTCATCTCCAAAGATCAGCCGCCTGTACCCGGTGCTAAGCTAGGACAAGACCAAGAAGGAAAGGCTGCTTGGTTTGTCCCTGACCCAGATCGCCCCGGAAAATACCTTCATTTAACTTTTAAGACTACCTAA
- a CDS encoding DUF5687 family protein: MIKHLIKLQWKSFFRSAAFSSNLAIKILMGFAALYMMLSFGFLGVASYYIMEEMGLNALDTVNRLLVYYLIIDLVIRYLLQKMPVVQIKPLLFLPIKKSAIVQYSIWKTVLSFFNIIHAFFFIPFAVVLVINGYATVSVVMWLMGIYALIMANNFINIFLNGVDAVLYSVAGILACLGGMHYYGVFDISVYTGPLFQYLYEFPGAALIPLGLMVAVYWVAYRYFRKRLYMDAGLSNKLKEAKSENLEWLDRFGSISVFLKNDIKLIKRNKRSKTTVLMSVMFLFYGLLFFTNAIDAYEGPAWRIFAALFVTGGFLFSFGQYVPSWDSSYYPLMMSQNVRYRDYLNAKWWLMVMATVVSTILASFYAYFGWEVYLAILVAGLYNVGVNCYMVLWGGVYVRTPIDLSSNKGAFGSSQAFNAKTLLLTIPKMIVPMILYVIGHMVKGPYLGYLFVAIVAVLGFAFKERVFNLIEKNYKTEKYKTIAAYKQKS, from the coding sequence ATGATTAAACATCTTATAAAACTTCAATGGAAATCTTTCTTTAGGTCTGCTGCTTTTTCTTCCAATCTCGCCATTAAGATTCTGATGGGATTTGCAGCATTGTATATGATGCTAAGTTTCGGATTCTTGGGGGTGGCTTCATATTATATTATGGAAGAGATGGGGCTAAATGCCTTGGATACGGTGAACAGGCTGTTGGTTTATTATTTGATTATTGATCTGGTCATTAGGTATTTGCTTCAAAAAATGCCTGTCGTGCAGATAAAGCCATTGCTTTTCTTGCCCATTAAGAAATCGGCCATTGTTCAATATAGTATTTGGAAGACGGTGTTGTCTTTTTTTAATATTATCCACGCTTTTTTCTTTATCCCTTTTGCAGTGGTTTTGGTGATCAATGGATACGCGACCGTCTCTGTTGTCATGTGGCTAATGGGGATTTATGCCTTGATCATGGCAAATAATTTTATCAATATTTTTCTGAACGGGGTGGACGCTGTGCTCTATTCAGTTGCGGGGATATTGGCATGTTTGGGGGGGATGCATTATTATGGCGTGTTTGATATTTCGGTATATACCGGTCCTTTGTTTCAGTATCTTTATGAATTCCCCGGTGCTGCATTGATTCCACTGGGGCTAATGGTGGCCGTCTATTGGGTAGCATATAGGTATTTTAGGAAGCGGCTTTATATGGACGCGGGGCTTTCAAATAAGCTAAAAGAGGCCAAATCCGAAAACCTGGAGTGGCTTGATCGGTTTGGGAGTATTTCGGTGTTCTTGAAAAACGATATCAAACTTATCAAAAGAAACAAGCGCTCCAAGACTACCGTGCTCATGAGTGTCATGTTCCTTTTTTATGGCCTTTTGTTTTTCACAAATGCCATTGATGCATACGAGGGACCGGCATGGAGGATTTTTGCAGCACTTTTTGTGACGGGAGGCTTTCTGTTTAGCTTTGGCCAGTATGTGCCCAGCTGGGACAGTTCCTACTATCCCTTGATGATGAGTCAAAACGTCCGCTACCGGGATTACCTCAATGCTAAATGGTGGCTGATGGTAATGGCCACGGTGGTTTCTACGATTTTGGCTTCTTTCTATGCGTATTTTGGATGGGAGGTTTACTTGGCCATATTGGTAGCTGGGCTATACAATGTAGGCGTCAATTGCTACATGGTTTTGTGGGGAGGTGTATATGTGAGGACTCCCATTGACCTTTCCAGCAATAAAGGGGCTTTTGGCAGTTCCCAGGCATTTAATGCCAAAACCTTATTGCTAACCATTCCCAAGATGATCGTTCCAATGATCCTTTATGTCATTGGACATATGGTAAAGGGACCTTACCTGGGGTACCTTTTCGTAGCGATAGTGGCCGTTCTCGGGTTTGCATTTAAAGAAAGGGTGTTCAATTTAATTGAGAAAAATTATAAAACGGAGAAATACAAGACCATAGCTGCTTATAAGCAAAAAAGCTAG
- a CDS encoding ABC transporter ATP-binding protein, whose protein sequence is MINIENLSKKYGKDTVLDIDAMEIPSGEIFGLVGNNGAGKTTLFSLLLDLIMPSSGKVLNNGIQVNTSEDWKPLTAAFIDETFLIGYLTPEEYFYFIGELRGMNKQDVSEFLVPFEDFFDGEILRGKKYLRDLSKGNQKKVGIVASFLGNPKVIILDEPFANLDPTTQIRLKKIIVKYKDMDEVTLLISSHDLLHVTEVCQRIVVLDKGKVVRDTKTSEATLKELEGFFAEEIQSTEGN, encoded by the coding sequence ATGATAAATATAGAAAATCTATCAAAAAAATACGGGAAAGATACTGTACTGGATATCGACGCAATGGAAATTCCCTCAGGGGAGATTTTTGGCCTCGTAGGAAACAATGGTGCGGGGAAGACCACACTTTTTAGTTTGCTTTTGGATCTTATCATGCCCAGTTCTGGAAAGGTGCTGAACAATGGGATTCAAGTAAACACCAGCGAGGACTGGAAGCCGCTTACCGCAGCGTTTATCGATGAAACTTTTTTGATCGGGTACCTGACGCCAGAAGAGTATTTTTATTTCATCGGGGAGTTGCGCGGGATGAACAAGCAGGATGTCAGTGAGTTTCTGGTGCCTTTTGAGGATTTCTTTGATGGAGAAATCCTTAGAGGGAAAAAATATCTTCGGGATCTTTCAAAGGGAAATCAAAAGAAAGTGGGGATCGTTGCTTCATTTCTGGGGAATCCAAAAGTGATTATCCTTGACGAGCCCTTTGCCAATCTAGATCCCACCACTCAAATTAGGCTCAAAAAAATTATTGTCAAATACAAGGACATGGATGAAGTGACCTTGTTGATCAGTAGTCATGATTTGCTGCATGTGACGGAAGTTTGTCAACGCATCGTAGTGCTTGATAAAGGCAAAGTGGTGCGGGATACCAAAACATCAGAGGCTACCCTTAAGGAATTGGAAGGTTTTTTCGCGGAAGAAATCCAGTCCACAGAAGGGAATTAA
- a CDS encoding S9 family peptidase yields MKRVEAPKAPIKIQEITYHNHTRIDPYYWMNDRENPEVIQYLNKENDFLKANLAHTEPLQEKLYLEMKNRIKEDDESVPYYRDGYFYYTKFVKGGEYPVFCRKKDALQNREEVLLDVNQIAEGHEYFNVNAITLSYDQQLLAHAEDNIGRRIYTIKVKDLSTDTILTDEITEVTGNMVWANDNKTLFYSKQDPNTLRAFQVYRHTLGTPQEEDILVYEEADETFTCHVAKSKSKDFVFIVSESTVSSETRYLDAHQPTSSFQLIQERERDLEYSVEHFEDHFLILTNHQKASNYKLVKTPVANPQKEHWQDVVPHHQDTLLEGFEVFKQYLVLEERTNGLTKIQIMPWDGTESHYITFDDPTYTAWLGYNPQFDTTSLRFGYNSLTTPSSTYDYDMEVREKELLKQQEIQGGYDPSQYQSERTWAIAPDGTRVPISLVYKMDTFKKDGSNPLLQYAYGSYGFSTDAVFSSNRLSLLDRGFVFAIAHIRGGQEMGRHWYDDGKMLKKQNTFTDFIACSEHLINERYTSSKKLFAMGGSAGGMLMGTVINMRPELYQGVIAAVPFVDVVTTMLDESIPLTTGEFDEWGNPKSKDYYDYMLAYSPYDNVESKDYPHLLVTSGLHDSQVQYWEPTKWVAKLRDKKTDKNLLLLYTNMDAGHGGASGRFHALKETAMDYAFLIDLAAQT; encoded by the coding sequence ATGAAAAGAGTAGAAGCCCCCAAGGCTCCCATTAAAATACAGGAAATCACTTACCATAACCATACCCGAATCGATCCTTATTATTGGATGAATGACAGGGAAAACCCTGAAGTCATTCAATACCTCAACAAGGAAAATGATTTTCTAAAAGCCAATTTAGCGCATACGGAGCCACTACAGGAGAAGCTCTATCTGGAGATGAAAAACCGCATCAAAGAGGATGACGAAAGTGTTCCCTACTATAGAGATGGTTATTTTTACTACACCAAATTTGTAAAAGGTGGTGAATACCCTGTTTTTTGCAGAAAAAAGGACGCTCTACAAAACCGTGAAGAGGTGCTCTTGGATGTAAACCAAATAGCAGAAGGGCACGAATACTTTAACGTCAATGCAATTACCCTTTCTTATGATCAACAATTGCTTGCACACGCTGAAGATAATATCGGCAGGAGAATATATACCATCAAGGTAAAGGACCTCAGCACCGATACGATCCTAACAGATGAAATCACCGAGGTCACAGGCAACATGGTCTGGGCAAATGACAACAAAACCCTCTTTTACTCCAAACAGGACCCCAACACACTAAGGGCTTTTCAGGTTTACAGACATACATTGGGAACGCCACAGGAAGAGGATATTTTAGTTTATGAAGAAGCCGATGAAACGTTCACCTGTCATGTCGCCAAATCCAAATCCAAAGATTTTGTCTTCATCGTCAGCGAAAGTACCGTTTCCTCAGAAACCCGCTACTTGGACGCTCATCAACCGACCTCATCTTTCCAGCTCATACAAGAACGAGAGCGTGATCTGGAGTACAGTGTGGAACACTTTGAGGATCACTTCTTGATCCTTACCAACCATCAAAAGGCCAGCAATTACAAATTGGTCAAAACCCCTGTCGCGAATCCACAAAAAGAACACTGGCAAGACGTGGTCCCTCATCATCAGGATACGCTGTTGGAGGGATTTGAGGTATTCAAACAGTATCTGGTACTCGAAGAACGTACAAATGGACTGACAAAAATACAAATCATGCCGTGGGACGGTACGGAAAGTCACTATATCACTTTTGACGATCCCACCTATACCGCTTGGCTAGGTTACAACCCACAATTTGACACTACTTCTTTACGATTTGGCTACAATTCCTTGACCACTCCTTCTTCCACTTATGACTATGACATGGAAGTGCGTGAAAAAGAACTACTGAAACAGCAAGAAATTCAGGGGGGCTATGATCCTTCCCAATACCAATCCGAGAGAACCTGGGCCATTGCCCCAGATGGCACAAGAGTCCCTATTTCACTCGTTTACAAAATGGACACTTTCAAAAAAGATGGTTCCAATCCATTGCTACAGTATGCATATGGCTCTTATGGATTCAGCACCGATGCCGTGTTCAGCTCAAACCGTCTCAGCCTTCTCGACAGGGGTTTTGTCTTTGCCATCGCCCACATCCGTGGTGGACAGGAAATGGGAAGACACTGGTATGATGATGGAAAAATGCTCAAAAAGCAAAACACCTTCACGGACTTTATCGCCTGTTCCGAGCACCTGATCAATGAAAGGTACACCTCTTCGAAGAAGCTTTTCGCCATGGGCGGTAGTGCTGGGGGAATGTTGATGGGTACGGTCATCAATATGCGCCCCGAGCTGTACCAAGGTGTCATCGCCGCCGTACCGTTTGTGGATGTGGTGACCACTATGCTGGATGAGAGCATTCCGCTGACCACGGGTGAATTTGACGAATGGGGAAATCCTAAAAGCAAGGACTATTATGACTATATGCTTGCTTATTCGCCTTATGACAATGTGGAAAGCAAAGACTACCCTCACCTACTGGTCACCTCCGGACTACATGACAGCCAAGTCCAATACTGGGAACCTACCAAATGGGTGGCCAAGCTAAGGGATAAAAAAACAGACAAAAACCTGCTCTTACTTTACACCAATATGGACGCAGGACATGGAGGTGCTTCGGGGAGGTTTCATGCTTTAAAAGAAACGGCCATGGACTATGCCTTCTTAATAGATCTCGCAGCACAAACATAA